The Streptomyces sp. NBC_00659 genomic interval GCCTGGGCGATGGGGCTCGGCAGCACACTAGGGGCCCGCGGTGGCGCCGTTCCACCGGTTTTCCGGCCCGGCGTCCTCGGCCGCTTCGACCCCCAGGAGGCCGATAACCGACGTATGGGACATGGTCACGCGTCGGCTGGGCAGGCTCCTCAGATGCTGACGTCCGACCGATGGCGGTTACCGGCCCGGAGGTGGGTGCCGACACCCGGGCATGTCTTCTCGCTGATGCTCCGTCACGGCCGCGAGCCCGGAGCACGGAACCGGCGCACGCGGGGAGGCGTGGTGTGAAGAGGTTCTTCGGGAAGGTCCGGCTCGCCGAGCCCGAGGTGTCCGACGCGGAGCGCGAGTTGTTCGGCGGCCCGTTGCGTTACGACATGGGCTGGTCCCAACACGAGCACGCACAGCTCGACTTGACCATGCTGTCCGCACTCCGGTCGATGCCGGCCCTGGTCGGAGCGACCCTGCGCATGGCGTGGAGCACGGATCGACGGGCACTCATCGCCGTCGGGGCCGGCGAGATCGGGCAGGGCGTCGCCGCCGCCGTCGCGCTCCTCGCCGTCAACGCGGTCATGCACGCACTGCTCGGTGTCGGCACCGCGGCGGAGCGGCTGCACGCTCTGATACCGGGTCTGCTCGCCGCCGCCGCGATCGCCGTCGTCAACTCCGCGCTGGCGGGCTGGTCCACGTCCCGGGCGGGCCGACTGGAACCGCTCGTGGAGCGGATCGCCACCACGCAGTACCTGGCCGCCGCGGCCTCCGTGGAACTGGAGGCCATCGACGACCCGGACTTCCGGCGGCTGATCGACGTCGCCCAGTACGGCCCCGCTTCCGCCCGTCGCATGATCAGCGCCTGTGTGGCCGCGCTGAACAGCACGATCTCCCTGGTGGCCACGGCGGGCGTACTGACCGTGCTGCACCCGGCGCTGCTGCCGATGCTCATCCTCATCGCCGCCCCGCGCGGCTGGGGCGCGATGCGGGTGGCCCAGGAACGCTATGTGTCGGTGATGAGCTGGATCGAGCACCTGCGGGCCAGCCGGCTGATCGGCAACCTCCTCACCGAACGCACCGCCGCCCAGGAGGTACGGATTCACGGGGTCGGTCCCTTCCTGCTCAGCCGGTACAAGCGCATGGCGCGCAGCGCGGAGGCCGAACAGGAACGGCTGGCCTCCAGCAAAGCGGTCACCGAGTGGGCGGCCGCCGCGCTGTCCGGCCTGGCCATGGCCGCCACGTACGGAACCATGATCTGGCTGGTCATGAACGGACACATGAGTCTGGCGGTGGCCGGCACGGCGGTGATCGCCGTCCGGTCGGGATCGGCGAGCCTGGGCGCGCTGGTGATGAACGTCAACACCCTGCACGAGGAGTCCCTGTACGTCCGCGACCATGGGCGTTTCCTGACCGAGGCCGCCGAACGCGCCATCCCCACGACGGGCGGTCCCGTTCCGGAGCACGTCAAGCAGGTCACGCTCGACGAGGTCACGTACCGATACCCCGACCGCGACGATCCGGCGCTGGACCGGGTCACGCTCACCATCCCCATGGGCTCGGTCACGGCCGTCGTCGGTGAGAACGGCTCCGGCAAGAGCACCCTGATGAAGGTCCTCTCCGGCCTGCTGCTCCCTCAGGGAGGGACGGTGCGATGGGGCGACCTGGACGTCACCGGGCTGGAACGCTCCCAGGTCTTCGAGCGCGTCTCGCTGCTCACGCAGGATTTCGAGCGCTGGCCCGTGACGGCCGCGATGAACATCCGGATCGGCCGCCCCGAACACGAGGCCTCGCCCGAACAGCTGCGGGCATCCGTCGACTACGCGGGAGCGGGCCCGGTCATCGCCAAACTCCCCGACGGGCTCCACAGTCTGCTGGCCCGCGTCTTCCGCGGAGCCATCGAGCTGTCCGGCGGCGAGTGGCAGAAGGTCGGTCTTGCCCGCACGCACTGGCGCAGCTCCACCTCGCCGGCGGACAGTGTCCTCATCGTGGACGAACCCACCTCCGCCCTCGACCCGG includes:
- a CDS encoding ABC transporter ATP-binding protein gives rise to the protein MKRFFGKVRLAEPEVSDAERELFGGPLRYDMGWSQHEHAQLDLTMLSALRSMPALVGATLRMAWSTDRRALIAVGAGEIGQGVAAAVALLAVNAVMHALLGVGTAAERLHALIPGLLAAAAIAVVNSALAGWSTSRAGRLEPLVERIATTQYLAAAASVELEAIDDPDFRRLIDVAQYGPASARRMISACVAALNSTISLVATAGVLTVLHPALLPMLILIAAPRGWGAMRVAQERYVSVMSWIEHLRASRLIGNLLTERTAAQEVRIHGVGPFLLSRYKRMARSAEAEQERLASSKAVTEWAAAALSGLAMAATYGTMIWLVMNGHMSLAVAGTAVIAVRSGSASLGALVMNVNTLHEESLYVRDHGRFLTEAAERAIPTTGGPVPEHVKQVTLDEVTYRYPDRDDPALDRVTLTIPMGSVTAVVGENGSGKSTLMKVLSGLLLPQGGTVRWGDLDVTGLERSQVFERVSLLTQDFERWPVTAAMNIRIGRPEHEASPEQLRASVDYAGAGPVIAKLPDGLHSLLARVFRGAIELSGGEWQKVGLARTHWRSSTSPADSVLIVDEPTSALDPEAEIEAFDRIRGLASPHRAVVLVTHRMSGVRHSDRIYVLHQGRLVEEGRHDELVAARGRYAAMFAAQAAQYAPTGIVLPHPTPPGSPIVADPA